In Populus nigra chromosome 1, ddPopNigr1.1, whole genome shotgun sequence, one genomic interval encodes:
- the LOC133691994 gene encoding transcriptional regulator SUPERMAN-like yields the protein MAAEIGLLSLTQLQKLPQSQQNQYQLHQLNPNETPSVWMWNPKQTQEEDDSWEVRAFAEDTGNINGTTWPPRSYTCTFCRREFRSAQALGGHMNVHRRDRARLHQTQPGSINPNSSTSSSSSSTFIIPTQEFPPNAGLCLLYQLPNPNGVFTPATMNACATDSPSTLLSITPYPHNNLIEKSLNFLVAPPEINTSHCYSIKAEPSASIDNSNNINSDNNFKELAHEELDLELRLGHRSTTPPPSS from the coding sequence ATGGCTGCAGAGATTGGCCTTCTCTCCTTGACCCAACTCCAAAAATTACCTCAATCTCAACAAAATCAGTATCAACTGCATCAACTGAACCCGAATGAGACCCCTAGTGTCTGGATGTGGAACCCTAAGCAAACTCAAGAAGAGGATGATTCATGGGAGGTTAGAGCCTTCGCAGAGGATACCGGCAACATCAACGGCACCACTTGGCCACCGAGGTCTTATACTTGCACCTTTTGTAGAAGGGAATTCCGCTCAGCTCAAGCCCTAGGGGGTCACATGAATGTTCACCGCCGTGACCGTGCTAGGCTTCACCAAACACAGCCTGGTTCAATCAACCCCAACTCATCAACTTCCAGTTCTTCCTCGTCTACTTTTATAATCCCAACTCAAGAATTTCCCCCAAATGCCGGGTTATGCTTACTTTACCAACTACCAAACCCTAATGGAGTCTTCACTCCCGCAACTATGAATGCATGTGCTACTGATTCACCTTCTACTCTTCTCTCTATCACACCATATCCCCATAACAACTTGATAGAGAAATCTCTTAATTTTCTAGTAGCTCCACCTGAGATAAATACTTCTCATTGTTACTCAATCAAAGCCGAGCCCTCGGCATCCATTGATAATAGCAATAATATCAACAGCGACAACAACTTTAAGGAGTTGGCACACGAAGAACTTGATCTAGAGCTCCGGCTAGGGCACAGATCGacaacaccaccaccatcatcataa